Within the Hevea brasiliensis isolate MT/VB/25A 57/8 chromosome 2, ASM3005281v1, whole genome shotgun sequence genome, the region ataaaaaaaatatataaaatttaaaattaaaagaccCTCTGTTATTGAACAAATTAATTAAGCAAGTTAATGGACAAAATAATGCAgcatttttctctatttttcatttttttaaaaaaattaaaaataaataaaacctaTTTTTAACATCTTAattttcttattaaaaaaaaagaaaaatactaaaaacaaataatttaaCCAGTTTATTGGACAAAATACTgcatcatttttcttttttttataaaaataaaaagtaaaaaaaaaaacctctccGCAATGCTTAAtatttttctattaaaaaaagaattaaaatctAATTACTCATTGAGAAGGTTCAATTTAGCCTAATTTTtacttttagtttaatttaatttagaaagtttaatttatatcaaatttagCCTAATTTTAAAGAATGTGTAATTCACTCACCATGATGCTTGAAttgccttttttttaatttttaaatattttaaagataattatttttttaatgttaattacttagttaattatttttaatcttaattaattataattagttatttttatattttactttttaaatattaattaataatatggaaaaaaataatatttttatatttttagttttatttaattataattttttaattttaaattaaaagcatgaaatataaaaattatatttttatttaaataattaaaattaattaaaattttaattaattatatgaaaatataaatatatatattttttatattttcagtgtaattaataatattaaataataaaaataatatttttattttttatttaaataattatataatataaaaataatattttaatatttaaaaataattaaatattaaaaaatgacacatataaaccaattgaactaatttaaacagaaattaaaatttatagattaaatTATATCAAAGAGTAAAAAATGAGATAAATTAAACATTTTGATAAATACAGGACTttattgaaaaagaaaaacactcTTCGTGGCAATAGCAACAATGTTCTTGGAAACAGCAAACTACCTAAAGTCTACCCGAACGTTAAAACCGCTTCTCTCACAGAGTTCACACACATGTATATAAATTTCCCGGCGATTATCAAAGCCAAATTCCCTTCTCTTTTCCTTTCTGTGAAAATTTTCCACAAATTCCTCAAAATCTAACCTTTCAAACCAATCAAACAACCTTTAAAAGCAGAATAGAGCTTCACATGATCAACAAATAACCAAAAACACAGACTCTGTACACAAGAAAACCACAGAGGAAATGGCAATGACACCTCAAGATAGATCAAAGCCACTCCACAACTTCTCATTGCCTTGCTTGAAATGGGGTCACCAAAGAGTCCTTAGATGTGTCAAAGTTACAGATGATCCTCATCTTCGATCTTCCTCTTTGATTCCTAATGGATTGCAACCCAAACCCACCAACCTTGACACCCCCAAGAATCACAAACCAATCCCAATCCAAGAGAATCGCATTTCCCCTGATCTTAGATTCAATGGGGGTGCTAAGAGATTGAAAGTCTCTCCTCTTCTTGAAGAAGAGAGGGGCAATGATGATTCTACCAAGCCTTGGAATTTGAGGACCAGAAGGGCGGCATGCAAGGCGCCACTACGGATAGAAGAGAAGAGAAATATTGATTCTCCGAGGAAAACCTTGGATATTGATTCGCCAAGGAGAAATGACAGTTCTTTGGTTAAGAGGCAGAGTACGGAGCCCGTGAAGGAGAGAGTCAAGTTTTCGGTTCCCCTTTCAAAGGAGGAGATTGAGCAAGATTTCATGGAGATTTCTAGGATTAGGCCGCCCAGAAGACCCAAGAAGAGGCCTCGAATTGTGCAGAAGTATTTGGACGTAAGCATTTCTgggtttttatttttatattattggtTTTGTTTTTGGTATATTTGCTGGGAAAATGTGGGAAAAGTAgagaattttttattttgataattgAAAGTTTTGCTATTCGAGAACTGATTAGTTATTTCACTTTCCGGAGTTGGTAGGGAAAATTAAATGGCTTATTTAAAATTCTTTGCTTTTTCTTGTTTTCTTAGCTACTGAACGGAAATTTGTGGTCTGATGGTCTCCATTTGTTTTTCTATTTCTGTTTTCCTCTTCCGAGTTTTTGATTTATAAATGCTTTATAATTTGCGTTAAGAATTTCTGGTTTATATTTTGTTTTCGGTTATTTGCAGTCGATTTTCCCAGGATTGTGGCTAACAGAAGTTACACCAGATTCATACGAGGTTCCAGAAGTACCTGAGTCATGAAAGCATGACAGGTGATACTATCTATTCTAATTTTATTgtctttcattttctcttgcaGTAGCTTCCAGATCATTTTGTTTGTCCATTgctttttttctttaattctttttttttttcattccttTTTTGGTTATGTGGGTAGTTTGAATTCTTAGTTGTGGCATTGAAAATTGGTTTTGCAGGGACAGAAATGAAAGTGTAATTGTTTTCTGGGGAATTTCTTTTATTCTGCTTGCTAACACTGGTGCATTTGACCTCAATTAATGGTAACATTGCACCATCTTTGTAAATTGCAAATTcaataaaataaagttataaattccAGTTGCTTTTTCTAATTTTTGTTCTTTGAGATTCTAATACCATTACCTAATTCCATTGCTTTGTTCTATGAGATAATATGCATTAGCAATTTTGAATGAAAACACTATTGCTCTTTGATTCTTTGTAATGACAAAGTTTCTAGATGTGCATCTTGATATGGCATTTCATGATCTTCTCAGAGCATCTTGCTTATTACACTACTGTGTTGCTGGGAAAAGAAATGCATATCATGATAATCTATGACTGGATAACCGCACACCTTCTTTAACTAAATTCACAAGCCTTAAAGTTCTAGTTTGAGATGACTGCAGTAACTATTTTTCACTCAGCCTATGTTGGTATATCAAATGTTGTAGACTTACTTTAACTAAAGTGAAGCCAAAGTTCTAACTTGAGATGAGTGCTCCATCCTGTGGTTTAAGCTGGCTCAGCTTATCTGCAGGAAATATTTGTCACTCTGCTTATGTTCATGTATCAAATGTTGTATACTTGTAAAGCATGATGGAGTTGTTTCTTGACATAATTTTCTATATAAAGCAGGTTTTCAAATTTCACTGAATAACATCTTTAATGGTTTCCAAGTCTCTCTACCT harbors:
- the LOC110664028 gene encoding uncharacterized protein LOC110664028 is translated as MAMTPQDRSKPLHNFSLPCLKWGHQRVLRCVKVTDDPHLRSSSLIPNGLQPKPTNLDTPKNHKPIPIQENRISPDLRFNGGAKRLKVSPLLEEERGNDDSTKPWNLRTRRAACKAPLRIEEKRNIDSPRKTLDIDSPRRNDSSLVKRQSTEPVKERVKFSVPLSKEEIEQDFMEISRIRPPRRPKKRPRIVQKYLDSIFPGLWLTEVTPDSYEVPEVPES